One Trichoderma atroviride chromosome 7, complete sequence DNA segment encodes these proteins:
- a CDS encoding uncharacterized protein (EggNog:ENOG41), whose product MTNQKEIEALIDEAFDRQKRGNQNAPWDCLTLVGLTSINEGQYAAYLYKTALETTPAESRPLLWRRYVDALSEMLIVVGLPRTLNALYSMMPLVEKSDLTYLKRSDWEADTAARGWQYATLTHHDWVDRYKEVALYAPDVAHITLNLSIEKLLSDYSVHDGLATMALLLTVLVTTNCPLQASWYVDGYLRHGGERETLHDIVEFAKKIVHDTGNELPADFPSVEEMLGGTTP is encoded by the exons ATGACGAATCAGAAAGAAATCGAGGCCCTTATAGATGAAGCCTTTGATAGGCAGAAACGGGGCAATCAGAACGCACCGTGGGACTGCCTTACG CTTGTAGGACTTACGTCTATCAACGAAGGGCAGTACGCGGCATATCTATACAAAACAGCCCTAGAGACTACGCCTGCTGAATCTCGACCGTTATTGTGGCGGCGCTATGTGGATGCGCTTTCAGAAATGCTCATAGTTGTTGGACTGCCAAGGACTCTGAATGCACTCTACTCAATGATGCCTCTGGTCGAAAAGAGTGATctaacttatttaaaaaggtCAGACTGGGAAGCCGATACCGCGGCAAGAGGCTGGCAGTATGCAACACTAACACACCATGACTGGGTCGACCGCTATAAGGAGGTTGCCCTATATGCACCTGACGTGG CACATATTACACTGAATCTCTCAATCGAGAAGTTGTTGTCAGATTATTCTGTGCACGATGGGCTTGCAACAATGGCACTGCTATTGACCGTACTAGTCACAACGAATTGTCCACTCCAAGCGTCATGGTACGTAGACGGATATTTAAGACACGGcggcgagagagagactcTTCACGATATTGTTGAGTTTGCGAAGAAGATTGTGCACGATACCGGCAATGAACTCCCTGCGGATTTTCCCAGCGTAGAGGAAATGCTGGGCGGGACAACCCCATAA
- a CDS encoding uncharacterized protein (EggNog:ENOG41) produces the protein MSKGPVLITGASSFVGAHVLEQFLSEGTPVRGVARSQSSADRILKVNAKYASLLTFVIVPDITAPGAFDDAVKDVEGVIHIASPFTINIKDNEKDLLIPAIEGTTQILESTYKYAPQVKRVVITASFASVFDLSKGFRPGYVYSEKDFNPATYDEGKSGNGIFAYCASKALAERAAWKFVEEKQPQFTVSVINPPVIYGPNHHYIDNLSELNTSSGMFYSLMNGSRTEVPPTTTWAIVDVRDVARAHKIAYYKPEAGGQRYLTTLGNFSFQQICDILREEFPELRDRVPVGNPGAPFPDVYGVDNTKVRSELGIDFISLRQMVIDTAKNFLDIEKRIAASA, from the coding sequence ATGTCAAAAGGACCTGTTTTAATCACTGGAGCTTCCAGTTTCGTTGGTGCTCATGTTCTGGAGCAGTTCCTCTCTGAAGGTACTCCCGTTCGAGGAGTCGCTCGCTCTCAGTCTTCAGCAGATCGCATTCTCAAGGTGAACGCCAAATATGCGTCGCTCTTAACTTTCGTCATTGTGCCAGATATTACGGCTCCAGGAGCctttgatgatgctgtcaaAGATGTCGAGGGAGTCATCCACATCGCCTCTCCCTtcaccatcaacatcaaAGACAACGAGAAGGATTTGCTTATTCCTGCAATTGAGGGCACAACTCAAATACTGGAATCGACCTACAAGTATGCGCCACAGGTGAAGCGGGTAGTCATCACTGCCTCTTTTGCCTCCGTATTCGATCTGTCCAAAGGGTTCCGCCCAGGCTATGTATACTCTGAGAAGGACTTCAACCCGGCCACTTATGACGAAGGCAAGAGTGGCAACGGCATTTTTGCGTATTGCGCGTCCAAGGCACTCGCCGAACGAGCAGCCTGGAAGTTTGTCGAAGAAAAGCAACCACAGTTCACCGTCTCTGTCATCAACCCACCTGTTATCTACGGCCCTAATCACCACTACATCGACAATCTCAGCGAGCTCAACACTTCGTCCGGCATGTTTTACTCTCTTATGAACGGCTCCCGCACCGAAGTACCACCAACAACGACTTGGGCTATTGTCGACGTGCGGGACGTTGCCCGCGCTCACAAGATAGCTTATTATAAGCCTGAGGCAGGTGGCCAGCGATATCTCACCACGTTAGGAAACTTTAGTTTTCAGCAAATTTGTGACATTCTGCGAGAAGAATTCCCCGAGCTTCGCGACCGTGTCCCAGTCGGCAATCCTGGGGCGCCCTTCCCCGACGTTTACGGCGTGGACAACACAAAAGTGAGATCAGAGCTGGGCATAGACTTTATCTCACTGAGACAAATGGTCATTGACACTGCCAAGAATTTTTTGGATATCGAAAAACGCATCGCTGCATCTGCTTAA